The stretch of DNA CGGATGCAATGCAATAGAATTCTGGCCCGAAACTCCCGACTTCTGGCTTCACGGGAAAAACCATGAAGATATAAAAGAAATCTTCAGCAGACATCCGGAACTCGAATCCATCACGATTCACGCACCTGTTCTCGACCTGAATCCATGTTCGGTGAACCCTGACGTCGCCGAGATCTCGACAAAGAATACTCTCGAAGCGATAAGACTTGCAGAAATACTCGGTGCAGAGGCGGTAACGATTCACCCCGGGAGAAGAACTGCAAAGAGGCCGGCAGGAAAGAGAGACATGGAGCGTTTCCAAAGATACATTGACAGGGTTCATGACACAGCAATAGAGACAGGGGTGAAAGTCGCACTTGAAAACATGCCCCCGAAGATCAATTCGCTGTTCTCGGAACCAAAACAGATGAAGGATATACTCAAACAGGAAGAATGGCTTTATTTTACATTCGATATCGCACATGCCATTACAAACGATAATGCAAAGGCCATGGAATTCATCAACTCCGCATTCGACAGAATCATCAATATCCACGTCAGCAGGAACTCCGGAGTTAAAAACCACTTCCCGCTCGACGACGATCCCTTTACAGGAGAAATCCTGGGCGATCTCTCGAACAGGGGATATGAAGGATTCCTTACTCTCGAACTCGAGGACCTGAACCTTGACAGGACGGCCACTGCCGAAGAAAAGATCTCGATTGTCAAAAAAGACGTCAGTTACATCAAAAGTTTCTTCAACTGATAATCATTCCAATCCCAATTTCCCGTGATAATAACCAATATCAGCGTAATAATTTTATTGTCTCAGGTCAACTATTGATTAGAAATCTGAATATGAATAAAAATTCTGCCGCCGGGGCGGCGTGGAACAAATGAACGTAGCTTATTTAGGAATATTTCTTTTTGTTTTGTGCCTCATTCTGTCCGCTTTTTTCTCCGCGTCCGAAGTCGCACTAATTGGTATAAATCATGCAAAGGTCAGACAGCTTCTTGAACTGAAGAAGAAAGGATCTATTGCTCTTGAAAAAATAAAGGAAAACACGGACCATCTCCTGATAACCATACTTATCGGAAACAACCTCGTAAACATCGCTGCGGCGTCAATTGCAACGGCGATCGCAATCGAGATCTACGGGGATATTGGTATCGGAATAGCAACGGGACTCGTGACAATCCTGATGCTCATATTCGGAGAGATCGGCCCGAAGACATATGCCGCAAGGCACCCGGAGAAAGTCGCTCTTTTTTCCGCAAAAATAATCCTTACGCTCTCGTATATTCTCACACCGGTAATCCTGATCTACGACGGCTTCAAAAAGCTCTTCAAAATCGAGGAAAACCTCGGCCATCCGATAGTTACTGAGGAAGAGATAAAGCAGTGGATAGACGCCGGAGAAGAATCCGGGACTATCGAAGAGGAAGAGCACCAGATGCTCCACCGGGTCTTCAGGTTCACCGATACATATGCAAGAGAAGCAATGACCCCGAGGGGCGACGTAATCATGATAAGCGACAGCAGCACTCTCGAGGACGCGATAAGCATATTCAACGATACAGGATTCTCAAGGCTACCGGTATATCATGAGCAGATGGACAACATCATCGGGACACTGAATGTAAAGGATGCATTCGCAGCGGTATACAACAAAAAAACCGATACCAGGATCATCGATCTGCTGCATGAAGCCCACTTCGTTCCGGAGAGCAAGAAGATCGACGAACTCTTAAACGAACTCCAGATGAAGAAGAACCATCTTGCGATGGTAATCGACGAATACGGGACCTATGTAGGCATAATCACAATAGAGGATATACTTGAGGAGCTCGTCGGCGACATTCTCGACGAATTCGATGTAGAGGAACCGGAGGTCCAGACGATAGACGATGGCGTATTCCTGATAGATGCCGGCGCATGGGTCGACAGGATCAACGAAGACCTGAAGATCAATCTGCCAACCGACGAATCATATGAAACTATAGGAGGCCTTCTCATTGACAGGCTCGGACACATCCCGAAACGCGGGGAAGTAATAAGGCTTGAAGACCAGGACATCGAGATGAGGGTCATGAAGATGAGGGGAAGGAGAATCATCGACGTGAAACTCATAATCCCCACCGGGAATTCCCACACAGAATAATTATTCCTTTTGACTGCCAATGATAATGGATATGAAAAATATCGCCGTTCTTGCTTCAGGAAGAGGTACAAATTTTCAGGCAATAATCGACGGTGTTGATTCTGGATTGATTAAAGGCAGGATCTGCTGCCTGATTACCGATAATCCATCGGCATACTCAATAGAAAGGGCCGAAAAAGCAGGTATACCGGTAAAAGTTATCGATTTCAGCAGTTTCGGGGACCGAACTGATTACAATTCGGCGCTTTGCAGGGGAATGGAAGAGACAGGTGCAGACCTTTTCGTTCTGGCCGGGTATATGAGGCTTCTCGACGATGATACTGTCAGGCAGTTTCCCGGAAAGATGATAAATATCCATCCGGCACTTCTTCCGTCGTTTAAGGGTCTTCACGCCCATAAACAGGCGATAGAATACGGCGTAAAAATATCAGGGTGTACGGTGCATTTTGTGGATGAAGAGATGGACCACGGAGCAATAATTGCCCAAAGTCCCGTTCCCGTAATGGACGACGATACCGAGGATTCCCTCGCTGAAAGAATCCTGAAAGAGGAGCATAAGGCGCTCCAGAGATCCGTTGCTCTGTTCTGTGAAGACCTGCTGAGGATAGAGAACAGGAAAGTAAAAATTCTTTCCGCGAAAAAAGACTGATACCATATTGTCACAACTTATGGCACCACGCAGGAATAAAAACACGGAAAGAAAGATCGCGGAAGAGAGGATCGAGAGACTGTTTGAAGCCGCACACACGGTCTATGAAAAAGATCCGTCGCTTTCCGGCAGGTATGTAATTCTCGCGATAAAGATCGCGATGAAATACAGGGTGAAGATACCTGACCGTTACAGGCACAGCTATTGCAGGAAATGCTTCAGCTTCTTTTCACCCGGAAACAACACAAGAACGAGAATAAACAGCGGAAAAGTCACACTTACCTGCACGAACTGCGGGTATATCAGGAGATATCCGATAAAGGAAAGAAGATGAAGAAGGAAGAGAAGACTGCAGGACTGCAGCAACTGAAAGCCACAGTATGGATCGGCAAAAAAGGGATCACCGAAAGTACGATAGATGAAATTAAAATGCAGATTAAGGAAAGAAAGATCATAAAGATCAAATGGCTCAGAAATAGCGAGGTCGATCCTGAAGAAGTTGCCAGGATGGCAGGTGCCGTACTAATACAGAAAAGAGGGAGGACGATGATTCTCTCCAAAAATAAATAATAATCACAAGAGTAACTTTGTCAAAATCTCTTTTTGGAAAATATATAATAGCTGACCGGTCAAATATATAGAGACTGCTAATTTGCTTATGGAAATTATCTGACGGACGGGAATTTAAAGTGGATTCGTATTCCCGTCGAATCGTCCATGAAACAGTTGTTTCAGGATATTTCCAGTGAAAAAATCATGCTTTTGAAAGACAAGGCATGATCTCTTTAGCATCATTTAGAGAGTGGTTGAAAATGACAACTGTATATGATATCCCACCGGATCTTCTTATCAGAAAAGTGGCTGGCGAGCTCAAAGAGCTTGACGCGATAGAAGCTCCGGAATGGGCAGGATTTGCAAAGACAGGCGTCCACAAAGAGATGCCTCCGAAAGATGAAGACTGGTGGTACATACGTGCGGCATCACTGCTTCGCAGAGTGTACATCGACGGTCCCGTAGGAGTCCAGAGACTCAGGTCCTTCTACGGCGGGAAAATGGACAGGGGCTCGATGCCCTCAAGTTTCAGGAAGGGATCGGGATCGGTTACACGCAAGATCCTCCAGCAGCTTGAAACGGCCGGGTACATTGAGAACACACCTGAAGGAAGGAGAGTATCCCCTGCAGGCAGGTCATTCCTTGACGGCGCAGCAAACAGCCTGAAGGAAACTGTTGCCGAATCAATTCCGGCAATAGCAAAGTACTGAAAGGAGAGTTAAAAAGATGGTTGACGACGAACTTGCGGAAATTCGCAGAAGAAAGATGCAGGAGCTTCAGAGGCAGCAGATGGACCAGCAGGGAATGGAGGAAGAAATGGCCCGCCAGAAACAGGCTGAAGCCCAGATGCATATGATGCTTATGAAGATCCTCGAGCCAGAAGCCCGGGAACGTTTAAACACCATCAAACTGACAAAACCGGAATTCGCGCAGGCTGTGGAGCAGCAGCTGATTATGCTTGCCCAGAGCGGCCGTATAAGAGATCGAATCAGCGACGAACAGCTAAAGACGATCTTAAACCAGCTTATTCCGAACAAAAGAGAGATTAACATCACTCGTAAGCATAAACTATGAAAGCCGGAATACTCTTCAGCGGAGGAAAAGACAGTTCTCTTGCGGCCCTCATGATATCAAGGGATTACGAAGCCGAACTGAATACGTTCGTATTCGACGGCGACAGAAAGATCCCTAGTATCGAAAAGGCAGCTGAAGCTTTAGGACTTCCGCTTATTAAAAGAGTATTTGACGAAGGACTGCTTGAAAAAGTAATGGAGATGATGGTAAATGACGGGTTCCCGAACTCTGCCATCAACCTTGTTCACAGGAGCGCCATCTGTTCCCTCTCAAGGGAATACGATGTTATAGGGGACGGGACGCGGCTGAATGACCGTGTTCCTATGCTTGATTACGCCGAAGTGCAGAGCATCGAAGCTAAATATCAATGCGCCCTCGTGCGGCCTCTGCTTGGATATGGAAGACGTGAAGTAAACCGCCTTGCAGGTAAACATTTCACCGTTGAATACGGTGAAACGGGTACTATCGAGAACGGGGATTACGAAAACGAAATCCGAACAGCATTCAGTGTTCAAGGCCTCGATCCTTACGAAATATTTCCCAGCCACCATGAGCAGTCACTCGTTACCGGAAAGGCATTACGGAGCTAAAGGGTGTGTAAAAATGAGTAAAGTAACCAAAGCGAGAAAAATAAGACTTGCAAAGGCATGCGAACAGAACAGGCGCGTGCCGGCATGGGTAATGATTAAGACGAAGAGGCATGTTGTATCCCATCCCAGGAGACGCAACTGGAGAAGAAGCAAACTGAAGGTGTGATGAAAAATGGCAGATATCTTAAAGGAACAGATCTATGTCATACCGCTTCGTGATGTCAAGAGAGCACCGCGGTGGAAGAGGAGTCCCAGGGCAATCAAAGAGATCAGGGAATTCCTTGCAAAACACATGAAAAGCGAAGACATCAAAATCGACAAGAGCATCAACGAAAAGATATGGGAACACGGATGTGAAAAACCACCGAGAAAGATCCGCATCCGTGCAATGAAATTCGAGGACGGCCAGGTTCAGGCTGAACTTGCCGAAGAGTGAAATGGTTGAAACGATCAGCTTCGCAGGCGACGAGCATATAGGCGTATACACCCGTGTATTTGAGGACGTTGCATTTGTCCCTCTGGACGCAACCGAGGAGTACATAGGTTCCGTGGAGAAAAGACTGGGTGTTGAAGTTGTTCAGACCACAATACAGGGCTGTTCGATAATCGGGTCCCTCCTTGCGGGAAACAGCAGCGGGATGATTGTCAGCGGTCTTGCATCGACTGAAGAAATCAATCTTCTCAAAAAGTACAGTAAGGTAATGCTTCTCGAGCGGACCATGAACGCCGCGGGAAACATCATCCTTGCAAACGATCATTTTGCCGCAGTACACCCGGAGATATCCGAGAGAACTGCCGAAAAGATATCGGAGTTCCTGGAAGTCCCGGTTCTTATGATGAACATCGGCAAAATACCTACCGTGGGAATGGCTGCAGTCGCGACAAACAGAGGAGTCATACTCAATCCCGGAGCATCGGCAACGGAAATAGCCGAGATCGAAGAGATTACCGAACTGCCTGTCGGAACCGGAACGGTCAACATGGGCAGTACTCTCATAGGGACCGGACTCCTTGCAAACAGCAAAAGCTACCTTGCCGGCATCTCGACGAGCGGTTATGAACTTGGAAGGATTGAAGAAGTATTTGGATTTTAACGGAGTAGTTTGAAATGGACATGAAAAATTTTGAAGTTACAGGAAGTTTTAAAAACGGACTGGAGTGGCAGCCCTTTACAAAAGTGATCTCCGCTCCAAACGAAATCCAGGCAACCGAAAGCACATATAATATTTTCGGGAGCAAACACAGATTAAAGAGAAATTATATCAAAATTGACAGTATCAAACTTATTAATGGTGAGTAATTTGGATAATGTCGACCCCCGGGAGATTGAGATGCTCCAGCAGTATCTCAATGAATTCGGGCAGCAGGCCGAAGCCTACACCGCACAACTGCAGATACTGGAACAAAGACGAATCGAATCCCTGACGGCGATAGAGACGATAAAAAATATCGGCTCGCAACCGGACAACACGATGCTTCTTGAGATCGGGGGAGGTGCGTCCATGAAAGTGAAAGCACTCGAACCCGACAATGTTTTTGTAAATATCGGCTCGAATGTCATTGTCGAAAAGACCAGCGACGAATCAGTCAGCTATCTTGAAGACAGGATCATCGAACTCGAGGCACTTGAGAAGAAGGTATCCGAAACGATAACCGAGATCCGCAAACAGGCGTCTGATGTCGCCAAAAAAATGGAAGATCTCTACAAAAAATACCAGGCGCAGTCAGGAAACTGATTATCCATGTTTAAATCTCTTAAGGACAGGCTGAAGGGAGTTTCGAAGAAATTCGGTTCCAATATAGACGAAGCGATAGAGAAAGAGTCGCAGCTTTCGGAAGCCGACAACCGTATACCGGAAATGCCGGAGGAACCGAAGCCCGAACTTTCCGAAGAAAAAGATCAGCCCGTGATCCAGACTGAGAAAAAACCTGAAAAAAAAGCAGGTTTCGGCAGCAAGATCAAAGTCCTTGTTACAGAGAGGGAAGTCCTTATCACTGAAAAGGACATCTCGGAACCCCTGGAAGAGCTTGAACTTATTCTTCTTGAAAACGATGTCGCATTCGACACCACCGAGGCTATAATCAGCCATATGAAGGATGACCTCGCAGGACAGAGAAGAAAGATCGGAACCAGTTCCGAGAAATTCGTTACAGATGCACTCAAAGACGCTCTCCTGGAAGTCCTCGGGGAAGGTTTTCTGCTTACCGATTACATAGACTCGCATGAAAAGCCCGTAAAGGTTCTTTTCACCGGCGTCAACGGCGCAGGGAAGACGACAACGATTGCAAAGGTCGCCTTCTACCTGAAAAGCAAAGGCTACTCGGTTGTTATCGGATCGGGCGACACATTTCGTGCAGGTGCCAACCAGCAGATGAAGACCCACGCCGATCGAATAGGAGTCAAGGTTATCAGCCACCAGGAGGGAGCAGATCCCTCAGCTGTTCTTTTTGACACCGTAAATTACGCAAAGGCGCACAACATCGATGTTGTCCTTGCCGATACCGCAGGAAGGTTCCACAATAAAGGGAACCTGATGAAGCAGCTCGAAAAGATCCGCCGCGTGATGAATCCCGACATAGTTGCATATGTCGACGAGGCAGTCGCAGGCAACGATGCGGTGATACGTGCGGAAGAGTTCAACTCGGCTGTGGGAACCGACGTGGTCGTTCTTACAAAAGCAGACATGGACACAAAGGGCGGTGCGGCGATTTCAATTGCACATACGATCGGCAAACCGCTTATGTTCCTAGGAATGGGGCAGGGCTACGACGACATTGTCCCGTTCGAACCTGAAAAAATGGTTGAAGAACTTCTGGAGGAGGATTAATTATGCTCGATCGTCTGGGCTCGGGATTAAAGGATGCGTTAAAGAAACTTGCCGGAAAGACAGTCATCGACAAGGCTGCGGTAGAGGAGCTTGTAAAGGATCTCCAGAGAGTGCTCCTGCAGGCCGATGTAAACGTCAAGCTTGTAATGAACCTCTCGAAGGCCATTAAGCAGCGCTCGCTCGAAGAAGAGCCACCCAAGGGAATGAGCGTCCGGGAACACGTCTTAAGGATCGTGTACCAGGAGCTCGTAAATCTCATGGGTGAGGAGATCGAGGTAACGCTCGGTCCGCAGACGATCCTCATGGCTGGTCTCCAGGGTAGCGGAAAGACGACCACGACAGGAAAACTCAGCAGGTACTTCCAGAAGAAAGGGCTGAGAGTCGGTGTTATCTGTGCGGATGTCTTCAGGCCCGGTGCATACGACCAGTTAAAGACACTCTGCGACAAGGTAAACGTCCCCTGCTACGGCGAACCGGGAGAGATCAATGCCGTTAAGATCGTCGAAAACGGCATGAAGCAGCTCAAGAACGCCGAGGTCCTGATCATCGATACGCAGGGCCGCCACGCACTCGAAGACGAGCTCATCGACGAGATTATCAAAATAAACGATCTCTCGAAGGCGTCGCACAGGTGGCTCGTTCTCGACGCGGCACTCGGTCAGCAGGCGCGCGAGCAGGCTGCAAGATTCCACGATGCAATCAACATCGACGGTGTCATCATCACGAAGATGGACGGAACTGCAAAGGGCGGCGGTGCATTATCGGCCGTAGCTGAAACAGGATCAGGTATCGTGTTTGTCGGAAGCGGAGAGACGATAGACGATCTCGAACGCTTCGATCCCGACAGTTTCATCTCAAGACTCCTCGGGATGGGAGACCTGAAGTCCCTCATCGAACGCGCAGAGGAGGCTATCAACGCTGAAGAAGTCGATGTAAACGCCATGATGAAGGGCAAGTTCACCCTCAGGGACATGTACAAGCAGCTTGAATCCCTGAAGAAGATGGGGCCCTTAAAACAGGTCATGTCGATGCTTCCGCTCGGAAACATAGAGATCCCCGAGGATGCCTTCGACACCACCGGAAAGAAGATGGAAGCCTACAAGGTAATCATGGACTCCATGACAAACGAGGAGCTTGACGATCCCTCCGTTATTCATGCATCGAGAATCCAGAGGATTGCCACGGGCGCAGGAGTCTCCCAGGAAGAAGTAAGGGAACTCCTCAAGTACCATAAAACGATGCAGCGCACTCTTAAAGGATTTAAGGGGATGGGCGGCGGCAAATTCAACATGCAGCGGATGATGAAGAAGTTCGGCGGCGGGATGTAAGGGCTGATGAAAAGATTTCTTATTATCGGCCACAAGGCTGTTACCGAAGGCGGTTTTTCCCTTAACGACATGCCGGGTGGAGCAGGGAGGATGGATGTCCTGTGCAGGTGCGTCAACTCCTGCTTCTTCCTCTCCCACGATCTCCGGAGGGATGTCGAATGCTATCTTCTCCTCCTCGGAGAACCCAATCCCCCGAAGACAATCCTCATCAAGGGAAACGAAGTTCGCTATCTCAATCCCGACGAGAGGAGTGCAGGTTCGCTGATAAAAAAAGCGCTTCAGGTTGTCTGCGGAGAGGAGTTCATCGAATCCACAAAGGGCATATATATAAGGAACGGCGGACTGGAAAGACTCCTGAATGAGATCGACTTTTCAGTTCTCGATGAAAACGGAACGGACATCCGCAGTGTAGAGGAGATTCCGGAGAACTACATACTCTCGGATCACATGAATTTTTCAGAGGAAGAAGAGAGTCTGATAAAGGACCTCCCGAAGATCTCCGCCGGGCCGAAGGTGCTGCACGCGGATCATACCGTTATCGTAATCCTCAATGAACACGACAGGAGAGAAAAATGAGCGACATACTTGAGAAGGTCGGCGAGATCCTCGAATACGGACCCGTATGCGATCACTGCCTGGGCAGGTTCTTCGGAAAGCTCTCCCACGGACTCGGAAACGAGGAGCGGGGAAGATCTCTCAGGATCGCATACTCGCTTGAGAAGAATATCCCCTACCTGCAGGAGACTGAAAAATGTTGGATCTGCAGCAACATCTTTGACACTGCCGAAGAGTGGGCGAAGAAGATCGCGGACGCTCTTTCCGGGATCGAATTTGAAACGATGCTCGTCGGGTGCCGTGTGCCTCCCCTTGCCGCAGAGAGCGAGGAGATGGTCTGGACCGATCTCGGACTAGAATCGCCCGAACCCCTGAAGGCCGAATTCAACAGGGAGACAGGAAAGATCGTCAGCTGCATCACCGGTAAGCAGGTCGACTTCAAGAGGCCCGATGTCGTTGCAGTATGCAATATCCCTGAAGGAACGGTTGAAATCGAGATCAATCCCCTCTACATCTACGGCAGGTACTGCAAGTACGAAAGAGGAATTCCCCAGACACGCTGGCATTGCAGGGTGTGCAGGGGCAAAGGATGCGAAAGGTGCAACTTCACCGGCAAGATGTATGCGGACTCGGTCGAGGAGCTTATCGGAAGACCTGCAATAGAAGTCTTCAAATCGAA from Methanolacinia petrolearia DSM 11571 encodes:
- a CDS encoding DNA-binding protein, which translates into the protein MVDDELAEIRRRKMQELQRQQMDQQGMEEEMARQKQAEAQMHMMLMKILEPEARERLNTIKLTKPEFAQAVEQQLIMLAQSGRIRDRISDEQLKTILNQLIPNKREINITRKHKL
- the rpl18a gene encoding 50S ribosomal protein L18Ae; protein product: MDMKNFEVTGSFKNGLEWQPFTKVISAPNEIQATESTYNIFGSKHRLKRNYIKIDSIKLINGE
- a CDS encoding YhbY family RNA-binding protein; the protein is MKKEEKTAGLQQLKATVWIGKKGITESTIDEIKMQIKERKIIKIKWLRNSEVDPEEVARMAGAVLIQKRGRTMILSKNK
- a CDS encoding 50S ribosomal protein L31e, which encodes MADILKEQIYVIPLRDVKRAPRWKRSPRAIKEIREFLAKHMKSEDIKIDKSINEKIWEHGCEKPPRKIRIRAMKFEDGQVQAELAEE
- the pfdA gene encoding prefoldin subunit alpha, which gives rise to MVSNLDNVDPREIEMLQQYLNEFGQQAEAYTAQLQILEQRRIESLTAIETIKNIGSQPDNTMLLEIGGGASMKVKALEPDNVFVNIGSNVIVEKTSDESVSYLEDRIIELEALEKKVSETITEIRKQASDVAKKMEDLYKKYQAQSGN
- the trmY gene encoding tRNA (pseudouridine(54)-N(1))-methyltransferase TrmY, which produces MKRFLIIGHKAVTEGGFSLNDMPGGAGRMDVLCRCVNSCFFLSHDLRRDVECYLLLLGEPNPPKTILIKGNEVRYLNPDERSAGSLIKKALQVVCGEEFIESTKGIYIRNGGLERLLNEIDFSVLDENGTDIRSVEEIPENYILSDHMNFSEEEESLIKDLPKISAGPKVLHADHTVIVILNEHDRREK
- the purN gene encoding phosphoribosylglycinamide formyltransferase, which encodes MIMDMKNIAVLASGRGTNFQAIIDGVDSGLIKGRICCLITDNPSAYSIERAEKAGIPVKVIDFSSFGDRTDYNSALCRGMEETGADLFVLAGYMRLLDDDTVRQFPGKMINIHPALLPSFKGLHAHKQAIEYGVKISGCTVHFVDEEMDHGAIIAQSPVPVMDDDTEDSLAERILKEEHKALQRSVALFCEDLLRIENRKVKILSAKKD
- the ftsY gene encoding signal recognition particle-docking protein FtsY; the encoded protein is MFKSLKDRLKGVSKKFGSNIDEAIEKESQLSEADNRIPEMPEEPKPELSEEKDQPVIQTEKKPEKKAGFGSKIKVLVTEREVLITEKDISEPLEELELILLENDVAFDTTEAIISHMKDDLAGQRRKIGTSSEKFVTDALKDALLEVLGEGFLLTDYIDSHEKPVKVLFTGVNGAGKTTTIAKVAFYLKSKGYSVVIGSGDTFRAGANQQMKTHADRIGVKVISHQEGADPSAVLFDTVNYAKAHNIDVVLADTAGRFHNKGNLMKQLEKIRRVMNPDIVAYVDEAVAGNDAVIRAEEFNSAVGTDVVVLTKADMDTKGGAAISIAHTIGKPLMFLGMGQGYDDIVPFEPEKMVEELLEED
- a CDS encoding sugar phosphate isomerase/epimerase family protein, coding for MEKSGCNAIEFWPETPDFWLHGKNHEDIKEIFSRHPELESITIHAPVLDLNPCSVNPDVAEISTKNTLEAIRLAEILGAEAVTIHPGRRTAKRPAGKRDMERFQRYIDRVHDTAIETGVKVALENMPPKINSLFSEPKQMKDILKQEEWLYFTFDIAHAITNDNAKAMEFINSAFDRIINIHVSRNSGVKNHFPLDDDPFTGEILGDLSNRGYEGFLTLELEDLNLDRTATAEEKISIVKKDVSYIKSFFN
- a CDS encoding 50S ribosomal protein L39e is translated as MSKVTKARKIRLAKACEQNRRVPAWVMIKTKRHVVSHPRRRNWRRSKLKV
- a CDS encoding alpha hydrolase; translation: MKAGILFSGGKDSSLAALMISRDYEAELNTFVFDGDRKIPSIEKAAEALGLPLIKRVFDEGLLEKVMEMMVNDGFPNSAINLVHRSAICSLSREYDVIGDGTRLNDRVPMLDYAEVQSIEAKYQCALVRPLLGYGRREVNRLAGKHFTVEYGETGTIENGDYENEIRTAFSVQGLDPYEIFPSHHEQSLVTGKALRS
- a CDS encoding ribonuclease P protein component 4, coding for MAPRRNKNTERKIAEERIERLFEAAHTVYEKDPSLSGRYVILAIKIAMKYRVKIPDRYRHSYCRKCFSFFSPGNNTRTRINSGKVTLTCTNCGYIRRYPIKERR
- a CDS encoding 30S ribosomal protein S19e; translated protein: MTTVYDIPPDLLIRKVAGELKELDAIEAPEWAGFAKTGVHKEMPPKDEDWWYIRAASLLRRVYIDGPVGVQRLRSFYGGKMDRGSMPSSFRKGSGSVTRKILQQLETAGYIENTPEGRRVSPAGRSFLDGAANSLKETVAESIPAIAKY
- a CDS encoding signal recognition particle protein Srp54, whose product is MLDRLGSGLKDALKKLAGKTVIDKAAVEELVKDLQRVLLQADVNVKLVMNLSKAIKQRSLEEEPPKGMSVREHVLRIVYQELVNLMGEEIEVTLGPQTILMAGLQGSGKTTTTGKLSRYFQKKGLRVGVICADVFRPGAYDQLKTLCDKVNVPCYGEPGEINAVKIVENGMKQLKNAEVLIIDTQGRHALEDELIDEIIKINDLSKASHRWLVLDAALGQQAREQAARFHDAINIDGVIITKMDGTAKGGGALSAVAETGSGIVFVGSGETIDDLERFDPDSFISRLLGMGDLKSLIERAEEAINAEEVDVNAMMKGKFTLRDMYKQLESLKKMGPLKQVMSMLPLGNIEIPEDAFDTTGKKMEAYKVIMDSMTNEELDDPSVIHASRIQRIATGAGVSQEEVRELLKYHKTMQRTLKGFKGMGGGKFNMQRMMKKFGGGM
- a CDS encoding hemolysin family protein, which encodes MNVAYLGIFLFVLCLILSAFFSASEVALIGINHAKVRQLLELKKKGSIALEKIKENTDHLLITILIGNNLVNIAAASIATAIAIEIYGDIGIGIATGLVTILMLIFGEIGPKTYAARHPEKVALFSAKIILTLSYILTPVILIYDGFKKLFKIEENLGHPIVTEEEIKQWIDAGEESGTIEEEEHQMLHRVFRFTDTYAREAMTPRGDVIMISDSSTLEDAISIFNDTGFSRLPVYHEQMDNIIGTLNVKDAFAAVYNKKTDTRIIDLLHEAHFVPESKKIDELLNELQMKKNHLAMVIDEYGTYVGIITIEDILEELVGDILDEFDVEEPEVQTIDDGVFLIDAGAWVDRINEDLKINLPTDESYETIGGLLIDRLGHIPKRGEVIRLEDQDIEMRVMKMRGRRIIDVKLIIPTGNSHTE
- a CDS encoding tRNA pseudouridine(54/55) synthase Pus10, with the translated sequence MSDILEKVGEILEYGPVCDHCLGRFFGKLSHGLGNEERGRSLRIAYSLEKNIPYLQETEKCWICSNIFDTAEEWAKKIADALSGIEFETMLVGCRVPPLAAESEEMVWTDLGLESPEPLKAEFNRETGKIVSCITGKQVDFKRPDVVAVCNIPEGTVEIEINPLYIYGRYCKYERGIPQTRWHCRVCRGKGCERCNFTGKMYADSVEELIGRPAIEVFKSKDAVLHGAGREDIDARMLGTGRPFVIEIVEPTIRSFDPEELEKTINESAGGRVSVTIDHISDRKEVETLKSGKAHKKYSILVEVEGEFSADEVKSALNSLRGAIINQRTPERVSHRRADKVRKRQCIDISCTGVEDGSFRIEVLGDAGLYIKELISGDEGRTSPSLSEIINRPARVKSLDVVMVESVVSETRTGEIIQN
- a CDS encoding translation initiation factor IF-6, which gives rise to MVETISFAGDEHIGVYTRVFEDVAFVPLDATEEYIGSVEKRLGVEVVQTTIQGCSIIGSLLAGNSSGMIVSGLASTEEINLLKKYSKVMLLERTMNAAGNIILANDHFAAVHPEISERTAEKISEFLEVPVLMMNIGKIPTVGMAAVATNRGVILNPGASATEIAEIEEITELPVGTGTVNMGSTLIGTGLLANSKSYLAGISTSGYELGRIEEVFGF